In the genome of Phlebotomus papatasi isolate M1 chromosome 2, Ppap_2.1, whole genome shotgun sequence, one region contains:
- the LOC129801073 gene encoding uncharacterized protein LOC129801073: MCRAWKYVVFLWSLIVLARADAPRYHKETIRKLQEEQLHKVGIYFYSPYLKNETRIHPEDPLPIGFNNSLPLKVVIHGWMGNKNHITIDPVKNAYLALSCCNVITVNWEDGARQNYDVSRYMVDIVGRRVGQLLHDFVQRMNVSPENIHVLGHSLGAHIAGNIGKYFNGTISRITALDPAGPLFRINSTDACNRTDAAFVDVIHTDVGVLGEKNRRGHVDFYPNRGFPPQPGCYLLDILTFSTCSHLRAPLLYAESILLPEQFLAVQCEVSELFNSIKKCRPKNNLISSEKRQMIFMGEATPKNATGVYYLETNNAAPYGKGKHLTLMAIRLVLLRISVNLDVFSLVQICDTLCDTSSEMNSDFVILVFIASFCGLSVADDIDLSSIKFYYFAPEMSTELLLDNSTSELPFFNESETVKVIIHGYIAGYKHLSISPLRNAYLSAGAHNIVCVDWSEIAFGFYPIVRYRVGPVGKHVAHMMRTQIMSKYPNLQLQQFHILGHSLGAHIAGNVGRSFDGQLGRVTGLDPAHPLFNSGDKDWISPSTAQFVDTIHTAGNTLGQMTPTGHISFYPNGGPPPQPGCLALDYTTFIQCSHLRAPIFYAESIIHPKSFPAAKCDFETISNDAEKCPSLRESGNITYMGESVDKSATGTYYFLTYSVPPYGKGASMSQSP, encoded by the exons ATGTGTCGTGCGTGGAAATACGTGGTTTTCTTGTGGTCTTTGATAGTGCTGGCACGTGCAGATGCCCCCAGGTATCACAAAGAAACTATACGGAAATTGCAGGAGGAACAACTCCATAAAGTTGGGATTTACTTCTACAGTCC ATACCTGAAAAATGAAACAAGGATCCATCCTGAAGATCCCTTACCTATTGGCTTCAATAATAGCCTTCCACTCAAAGTTGTTATTCATGGATGGATGGGCAATAAGAATCACATTACAATAGACCCTGTTAAGAATGCTTATCTAGCACTTTCCTGCTGCAATGTTATCACTGTAAATTGGGAAGATGGTGCTCGACAGAACTACGATGTATCTCGATACATGGTGGACATTGTTGGCAGAAGAGTTGGTCAGTTGCTTCATGATTTTGTTCA AAGGATGAATGTTTCACCTGAGAACATTCACGTTCTTGGACATAGTTTGGGAGCTCACATCGCTGGGAATATTGGGAAGTACTTCAATGGGACAATCAGCAGAATTACAGCCCTAGATCCAGCAGGACCACTTTTCCGGATAAACTCCACTGATGCCTGCAATCGCACCGACGCTGCCTTCGTCGACGTCATCCACACGGATGTCGGAGTTCTGGGGGAAAAGAATCGTCGTGGTCATGTAGATTTCTACCCCAATCGTGGCTTTCCACCTCAACCTGGATGCTATCTCCTGGACATCTTAACTTTCT CTACTTGTAGTCACTTAAGAGCTCCCCTTCTCTATGCTGAGTCCATCCTTCTTCCTGAACAATTCCTTGCAGTTCAATGTGAGGTTTCTGAATTGTTCAACTCAATCAAAAAGTGCAGACCAAAGAATAATCTCATTAGCAGCGAAAAGAGGCAAATGATCTTCATGGGAGAAGCCACACCGAAGAA TGCCACTGGAGTCTACTATCTGGAAACTAACAATGCAGCTCCGTACGGAAAGGGGAAGCATCT AACTCTAATGGCAATTCGATTAGTATTGCTTAGGATCTCAGTGAATCTCGACGTATTCTCTCTAGTACAAATTTGTGATACTCTTTGTGATACTTCATCTGAGATGAACAGTGACTTtgttattttagtttttattgcaAGCTTTTGTGGATTATCAGTGGCGGATGATATTGATCTATCTAGtattaaattttactattttgcgCCGGAAATGTCTACGGAATTATTACTGGACAATAGTACATCCGAACTACCCTTCTTCAATGAAAGTGAAACTGTGAAAGTTATTATTCATGGATATATTGCTGGATACAAACACCTCTCGATATCACCGTTGAGAAATG CCTATCTCTCAGCTGGAGCTCATAACATTGTCTGTGTGGATTGGTCAGAAATAGCTTTTGGATTCTACCCAATAGTTCGGTACCGAGTGGGTCCAGTTGGAAAACATGTTGCCCATATGATGAGAACACAAATTATGTCCAAATATCCGAATCTTCAGCTTCAGCAATTCCATATCCTGGGTCATAGTCTCGGAGCGCACATCGCTGGAAATGTGGGCAGGAGTTTTGACGGTCAATTAGGGCGAGTTACAGGGCTTGATCCTGCTCATCCTTTATTTAATTCCGGAGATAAGGACTGGATAAGTCCCTCCACAGCTCAATTTGTAGATACCATTCACACAGCAGGAAATACCCTTGGACAAATGACTCCTACTGGACATATTTCATTCTATCCAAATGGAGGTCCTCCACCTCAGCCTGGTTGCTTAGCTCTGGACTACACCACATTTATTCAATGTAGCCATTTAAGAGCCCCTATCTTTTACGCCGAATCCATCATCCATCCAAAGTCTTTCCCAGCAGCTAAATgtgattttgaaacaatttCAAATGATGCTGAAAAATGCCCAAGCCTCCGGGAATCAGGAAACATAACCTACATGGGTGAGTCCGTGGACAAAAGTGCAACAGGAACGTACTACTTCCTAACTTACAGTGTACCACCGTATGGAAAAGGAGCAAGTATGTCACAATCACca